A region from the Sphingopyxis lindanitolerans genome encodes:
- a CDS encoding DUF817 domain-containing protein, with amino-acid sequence MSEAERSHSRFHAVRSRLEAMAVEPGPRGWCLEFLVFGFKQGWACLFGALMLILLLGTHLFWPDGAAIHRYDAITIGAVLIQIAMLAFRLETPREAVVILIFHIVGTVMELFKTAAGSWQYPEESLLHIGAVPLFSGFMYAAVGSYIARVWRIFDFRYTRYPPAWTSHALAAAIYVNFFAHHWLPDIRWLLFAATAFLFWRCQVWFRPLHVHRRMPLLVGWGLVALFIWFAENIGTFARAWTYPSQRDGWHMVGIEKLGSWYLLMIISFVLVSLVQRPKTPSSTTTARG; translated from the coding sequence ATGTCTGAGGCCGAACGGAGCCACAGCCGCTTCCACGCCGTCCGCTCGCGCCTCGAGGCGATGGCGGTCGAGCCGGGCCCGCGCGGCTGGTGCCTCGAATTTCTCGTCTTCGGCTTCAAACAGGGCTGGGCGTGCCTGTTCGGCGCGCTGATGCTGATTCTGCTGCTCGGCACGCACCTCTTCTGGCCCGACGGCGCCGCGATCCACCGCTATGACGCCATCACGATCGGCGCGGTGCTAATCCAGATCGCCATGCTCGCCTTTCGGCTCGAAACGCCAAGGGAAGCGGTCGTCATCCTGATCTTTCACATCGTCGGCACGGTGATGGAATTGTTCAAGACCGCCGCGGGATCGTGGCAATATCCCGAGGAGAGCCTGCTCCACATCGGCGCGGTGCCGCTCTTTTCGGGCTTCATGTATGCCGCGGTCGGCAGCTATATCGCCCGCGTCTGGCGCATCTTCGATTTCCGCTACACCCGCTATCCGCCCGCCTGGACGAGCCATGCCCTCGCCGCCGCCATCTATGTCAATTTCTTCGCGCACCACTGGCTTCCCGACATCCGCTGGCTGCTGTTCGCGGCGACCGCCTTTCTCTTCTGGCGCTGCCAGGTCTGGTTTCGCCCGCTCCACGTCCACCGCCGGATGCCTTTGCTCGTCGGCTGGGGCCTCGTCGCGCTATTCATCTGGTTCGCGGAGAATATCGGCACCTTCGCCCGCGCCTGGACCTATCCCAGCCAGAGGGACGGCTGGCACATGGTCGGGATCGAAAAGCTCGGGAGCTGGTATCTGCTGATGATCATCAGCTTCGTGCTGGTCAGCCTGGTCCAGCGGCCGAAAACGCCATCATCCACAACGACCGCCCGCGGATAA
- a CDS encoding AAA family ATPase, whose translation MRFEGTSAYIATDDLKVAVNAATMLRRPLLVKGEPGTGKTVLAEEIAKAFDAPLIPWNIKSTTKAQQGLYEYDAVARLRDGQLGEERVHDIRNYIKKGKLWEAFTSPQLPVLLIDEIDKADIEFPNDLLQELDRMAFHVYETDETITAKERPIVVITSNNEKELPDAFLRRCFFHYIKFPDRDTMADIVEVHFPGIQKTLVSRAMDIFYEVRDVPGLKKKPSTSELIDWLKLLLNEDMPLEVLQNRDVGKAIPPLHGALLKNEQDVMLFEKLAFMARRQGG comes from the coding sequence ATGCGTTTCGAGGGAACCAGCGCCTATATTGCGACCGACGACCTGAAGGTCGCGGTCAACGCCGCGACGATGCTGCGCCGTCCGCTGCTCGTGAAGGGCGAACCCGGCACCGGCAAGACCGTGCTGGCCGAGGAGATCGCCAAGGCCTTCGATGCGCCGCTGATCCCCTGGAACATCAAGTCGACGACGAAGGCGCAGCAGGGCCTCTACGAATATGACGCGGTCGCGCGGCTGCGCGACGGCCAGCTCGGCGAAGAGCGCGTCCACGACATCCGCAATTACATCAAGAAGGGCAAGCTGTGGGAGGCGTTCACCAGCCCCCAGCTCCCCGTGCTGTTGATCGACGAGATCGACAAGGCCGACATCGAATTTCCGAACGACCTGCTTCAGGAACTCGATCGCATGGCGTTCCATGTCTATGAGACCGACGAGACGATCACCGCGAAGGAACGCCCGATCGTCGTCATCACCTCGAACAATGAAAAGGAACTGCCCGACGCCTTCCTGCGCCGCTGTTTCTTCCATTACATCAAATTCCCCGACCGCGACACGATGGCCGACATCGTCGAGGTCCACTTCCCCGGCATCCAGAAGACGCTGGTCAGCCGCGCGATGGACATTTTCTACGAGGTGCGCGACGTTCCGGGGCTCAAGAAGAAACCCTCGACCAGCGAGCTGATCGACTGGCTCAAGCTGCTGCTGAACGAAGACATGCCGCTCGAAGTCCTCCAGAACCGCGACGTCGGCAAGGCAATCCCGCCGCTGCACGGCGCGTTGCTCAAGAATGAGCAGGATGTGATGCTGTTCGAAAAGCTCGCCTTCATGGCGCGGCGCCAGGGCGGCTGA
- a CDS encoding lipid II flippase Amj family protein has product MIDLPLVAILLLTGFINLIGALAYAARIAGVRTRRIAMSFALFNILVLFSRTSNSFLGPFLAKRIETRIHDGSGASLFVDMQFVLAAASVATLIGILLVPTGQRMFAAAIGWYQDNRSTTKLAMKAVSPGGLRTLRDSLRFPSLTHLRSWRMPHGIGWGVLIANCLAQSLLAVGVVASLYAGYLAPEFRVTASQLSALINGFATILLFAFIDPQLSVMTDDAVEGKVDEADFRRAITFISLSRLAGTVLAQALLLPAAMLIAYVSVHV; this is encoded by the coding sequence ATGATCGACCTCCCGCTCGTCGCCATCCTTCTCCTCACCGGCTTCATCAACCTGATCGGCGCGCTCGCCTATGCGGCGCGGATCGCCGGGGTGCGGACGCGGCGGATCGCCATGTCGTTCGCGCTGTTCAACATCCTCGTGCTCTTCTCGCGCACCTCGAACAGCTTCCTCGGTCCCTTCCTCGCCAAGCGGATCGAGACGCGAATCCACGACGGCAGCGGCGCGTCGCTGTTCGTCGACATGCAGTTCGTCCTCGCCGCCGCCAGCGTCGCGACCTTGATCGGCATCCTGCTCGTCCCCACCGGCCAGCGCATGTTCGCCGCCGCGATCGGCTGGTATCAGGACAATCGCTCGACGACGAAGCTCGCGATGAAGGCCGTCAGCCCCGGCGGGCTGCGCACCCTGCGCGATTCGCTGCGTTTCCCCAGTCTGACGCATCTCAGGAGCTGGCGGATGCCACACGGGATCGGCTGGGGCGTGCTGATCGCCAACTGCCTCGCGCAATCGCTGCTCGCGGTCGGCGTCGTCGCCTCGCTCTATGCCGGCTATCTCGCCCCCGAATTTCGCGTCACCGCCTCGCAGCTTTCGGCGCTGATCAACGGTTTCGCGACCATCCTCCTGTTCGCCTTCATCGACCCGCAACTGTCGGTGATGACCGACGACGCGGTCGAGGGAAAGGTCGACGAGGCCGATTTCCGCCGCGCGATCACCTTCATCTCGCTGAGCCGCCTCGCCGGGACGGTGCTGGCGCAGGCGCTGCTGCTGCCGGCGGCGATGCTGATCGCCTATGTCTCCGTGCATGTCTGA
- a CDS encoding vWA domain-containing protein produces the protein MFFGFLDELRAAGIPASLKEHLLLLEALDREVIDRTPEQFYYLSRAVYVKDEGLLDRFDQVFNKVFKGLLTDYGQNPVDIPEEWLKAVAEKYLTAEEMEAIKSLGDWDKIMETLKERLEEQQKRHQGGSKWIGTGGTSPFGNSGYNPEGVRIGGESKHKRALKVWEKREFQNLDNTKELGTRNIKIALRRLRKFAREGAADELDIPGTIDGTARQGWLDIRMRPERRNAVKLLLFLDVGGSMDPFIKLCEELFSAATSEFKNLEFFYFHNCPYEGVWKDNKRRWSERHQMWDILHKYGHDYKLIFVGDASMSAYEITHPGGSVEHFNEESGAVWLQRMTRIYPAAVWLNPVPEAHWGYTQSVKLIKQLMNDRMYPLSLAGLDGAMRELTRKH, from the coding sequence ATGTTTTTCGGCTTCCTCGACGAGCTTCGCGCCGCGGGCATTCCCGCCAGCCTGAAAGAGCATCTGCTGCTGCTGGAGGCGCTCGACCGCGAGGTGATCGACCGCACGCCCGAGCAATTCTATTATTTGAGCCGCGCCGTCTATGTGAAGGACGAGGGCCTGCTCGACCGCTTCGACCAGGTGTTCAACAAGGTCTTCAAGGGCCTGCTCACCGATTACGGCCAGAACCCCGTCGACATTCCCGAGGAATGGCTGAAGGCGGTGGCCGAGAAATATCTGACTGCCGAAGAGATGGAGGCGATCAAGTCGCTCGGCGATTGGGACAAGATCATGGAGACGCTGAAGGAGCGGCTCGAGGAACAGCAAAAGCGCCACCAGGGCGGCAGCAAGTGGATCGGCACCGGCGGCACCTCGCCCTTCGGCAATTCGGGCTATAACCCCGAGGGCGTGCGGATCGGCGGCGAGAGCAAGCACAAGCGCGCGCTAAAGGTGTGGGAAAAGCGCGAGTTCCAGAATCTCGACAACACCAAGGAACTCGGCACCCGCAACATCAAGATCGCGCTGCGCCGCCTGCGCAAATTCGCGCGTGAGGGCGCGGCCGACGAGCTCGACATTCCGGGCACGATCGACGGCACCGCGCGGCAGGGCTGGCTCGACATCCGCATGCGCCCCGAACGGCGCAACGCGGTCAAGCTGCTGCTCTTTCTCGACGTCGGCGGGTCGATGGACCCGTTCATCAAGCTGTGCGAGGAATTGTTCAGCGCCGCGACGAGCGAATTCAAGAATCTCGAATTCTTCTATTTCCACAATTGCCCGTATGAAGGGGTGTGGAAGGACAATAAGCGCCGCTGGTCCGAACGCCACCAGATGTGGGACATCCTCCACAAATATGGCCATGATTACAAACTGATCTTCGTCGGCGATGCGTCGATGAGCGCCTATGAAATCACCCATCCGGGCGGCAGCGTCGAACATTTCAACGAAGAGTCCGGCGCGGTATGGCTCCAGCGGATGACCCGCATCTATCCCGCCGCGGTGTGGCTCAACCCGGTGCCCGAGGCGCATTGGGGCTACACCCAGTCGGTCAAGCTGATCAAGCAGTTGATGAACGACCGCATGTACCCGCTCAGCCTCGCCGGGCTCGACGGTGCGATGCGCGAGCTGACGCGCAAGCATTGA
- a CDS encoding PspC domain-containing protein: MSIGRKRPCHQEKDDKMDNETTNLFRRRDTFFGICEAVGQDFGFNPLWLRLAFIAPLFVFPVQTFIAYFALGVLVLLSRALFPNKAAAPSLPVVAEVAAPAADEKVGELALAA; encoded by the coding sequence ATGAGCATCGGCAGGAAACGCCCCTGCCACCAAGAGAAAGACGACAAGATGGACAACGAAACCACCAATCTCTTCCGCCGCCGCGACACCTTCTTCGGTATCTGCGAGGCCGTGGGCCAGGATTTCGGCTTTAACCCCCTGTGGCTCCGCCTCGCCTTCATCGCACCGCTCTTCGTCTTCCCGGTGCAGACCTTCATCGCCTATTTCGCGCTCGGCGTCCTCGTGCTGCTGTCGCGGGCCCTGTTCCCGAACAAGGCCGCCGCGCCGTCGCTGCCGGTCGTTGCCGAGGTTGCCGCCCCGGCCGCCGACGAAAAGGTTGGCGAACTCGCGCTCGCGGCTTGA
- a CDS encoding DUF6975 family protein: MSPSTQPQSPRLAPQPRGVAERLDHLVASDGTGAHPHVQSGALSNGPEAMRNLADAVHFLCLLHGRYPGVIDSAARKAASPASRKWMDEAAQAFAQERAFLSKIAAAVGPMPSTPGQAQCEAAVTAQRRALDMLAESDRQGCAMGAAIALTLDWRTIRVLLDISAQRLELAAPRCTLPDLRDTARVAAQIADGPAVERAIAFGAQQLIAQHSGLWDLMAARAASRAHP, encoded by the coding sequence TTGAGCCCATCGACCCAGCCCCAATCGCCCCGGCTTGCGCCGCAACCGCGCGGCGTCGCCGAACGTCTCGATCATCTGGTCGCCAGCGACGGCACCGGGGCGCATCCGCACGTTCAATCCGGCGCGCTGTCGAACGGGCCGGAGGCGATGCGCAACCTGGCCGACGCCGTCCATTTCCTCTGCCTGCTCCACGGCCGCTATCCCGGCGTCATCGACAGCGCGGCGCGCAAGGCGGCCAGCCCCGCGTCGCGCAAATGGATGGACGAAGCGGCGCAAGCCTTTGCCCAGGAACGCGCCTTTCTGTCGAAGATCGCCGCCGCGGTCGGCCCGATGCCGAGCACGCCGGGCCAGGCCCAGTGCGAGGCCGCCGTCACCGCGCAGCGCCGCGCGCTCGACATGCTCGCCGAATCGGACCGCCAGGGCTGCGCGATGGGCGCCGCGATCGCGCTGACACTCGACTGGCGCACGATCCGCGTGCTGCTCGACATCAGCGCACAGCGGCTCGAACTTGCGGCGCCGCGCTGCACCTTGCCCGACCTTCGCGACACCGCGCGCGTCGCGGCGCAGATCGCCGACGGCCCCGCGGTCGAACGCGCGATCGCCTTTGGCGCCCAGCAACTCATCGCCCAGCACAGCGGCCTGTGGGATCTGATGGCCGCCCGCGCCGCCAGCCGCGCGCATCCCTGA
- a CDS encoding methyl-accepting chemotaxis protein, translating into MKYDPINAAAPILDQSVASDCGELAVGCSDAAGRIKRATDQMERQISELGRLEEYVVGLEADQRQIADSTDEAKLLSARACEQLDAGAERVNLAVSEFRSVIDLVARLGTHVTNFAAVMAQVQQVSQSIEQIAKTTNMLALNAAIEAERAGDAGRTFAVVASEVKKLAQNTRGATDEIRRSIGSLAAEASGLVTEIQSGVEQSSRAEAQFETITDALHDATHLVALLDGQSDRIAQSSAMVHANGAKVREAMDRVVGSVRDNSAILDGTRTSILTMEHVSSRMFNAVISAGVSPADSAIVDLASRVRDRFVMLAEDAIADGRLTMEQLFDTDYVRVPGSNPERFRTSLCDWADAHWRPLFDQIVAEHPEIKMSSAGDMNGFLPTHITECSRAPTGDIEHDTAHCRNGRILLDETDMAAKRSTAPFFMTVYRQEGDGVNYLTVRNVYMPAVIGGRRWGDVEVAYQL; encoded by the coding sequence ATGAAATATGATCCGATCAATGCGGCGGCGCCGATTCTCGACCAGTCGGTGGCGAGCGACTGCGGCGAACTGGCCGTCGGGTGCAGCGACGCCGCGGGGCGGATCAAGCGCGCGACCGATCAGATGGAACGCCAGATTTCCGAACTCGGCCGGCTCGAGGAATATGTCGTCGGGCTCGAGGCCGACCAGCGCCAGATCGCCGATTCGACCGATGAGGCGAAATTGCTGTCGGCGCGGGCGTGCGAACAGCTCGACGCGGGGGCGGAGCGCGTCAATCTGGCGGTCAGCGAATTCCGCTCGGTCATCGACCTCGTCGCGCGGCTCGGCACCCATGTCACCAATTTCGCCGCGGTGATGGCGCAGGTGCAGCAGGTCAGCCAGTCGATCGAACAGATCGCCAAGACCACGAACATGCTCGCGCTCAACGCCGCGATCGAGGCCGAACGTGCCGGCGATGCCGGGCGCACCTTCGCGGTCGTCGCATCCGAAGTGAAAAAGCTGGCGCAGAATACGCGCGGCGCCACCGACGAGATCCGCCGCTCGATCGGCAGCCTCGCCGCCGAAGCGAGCGGGCTGGTCACCGAAATCCAGTCGGGGGTCGAACAGTCGAGCCGTGCCGAGGCGCAGTTCGAGACGATCACCGACGCGCTGCACGACGCGACGCACCTTGTCGCGCTGCTCGACGGCCAGAGCGACCGCATCGCGCAGTCGAGCGCGATGGTTCACGCCAATGGCGCGAAAGTGCGCGAGGCGATGGACCGCGTCGTCGGATCGGTGCGCGACAACAGCGCGATCCTCGACGGCACCCGCACCTCGATCCTGACGATGGAACATGTGTCGAGCCGGATGTTCAACGCGGTGATCTCGGCCGGGGTGAGCCCCGCCGATTCGGCGATCGTCGACCTGGCATCGCGCGTGCGCGACCGCTTCGTGATGCTCGCCGAGGATGCGATCGCCGACGGCAGGCTGACGATGGAGCAATTGTTCGACACCGACTATGTCCGGGTGCCGGGGTCGAACCCCGAACGCTTTCGCACCAGCCTGTGCGACTGGGCCGACGCCCATTGGCGCCCGCTGTTCGACCAGATCGTCGCCGAGCATCCCGAGATCAAGATGTCGTCGGCGGGCGACATGAACGGCTTTCTGCCGACCCACATCACCGAATGCTCGCGCGCGCCGACCGGCGATATCGAACATGACACCGCGCATTGCCGCAACGGCCGCATCCTGCTCGACGAAACCGATATGGCGGCGAAGCGCAGCACCGCGCCTTTCTTCATGACCGTTTATCGGCAGGAAGGCGACGGAGTGAATTACCTGACCGTGCGCAATGTTTATATGCCCGCGGTGATTGGCGGACGGCGCTGGGGCGACGTCGAGGTCGCGTATCAGCTTTAA